One Rhodothermales bacterium DNA segment encodes these proteins:
- a CDS encoding cobalamin-independent methionine synthase II family protein: MIKTSVIGSYAWPSWFITAVDAMQSGQYGPKDIEETLNDAVDLALREQEEAGIDILSDGEMRRLGFFTADFYGRLTGLTELPPLRRLGPGGHDQRERYEAHEAFDAPNGLGLVAEYRYASTRTTRPLKVPVPGPYTLAGRIMPGAVYPDRMAVAHRFAELINRELKALVAAGVDFIQLDEPSAAVHKDAPRAFIDLFNGMLEGVDARISVHLCFGNYIGRPVANRTFAPIFPAILDLKVDEFAIEFANREMAEIDVCAAIVEAGKDVAAGLVDVKNYFIETPEIVADRIRKTLAYVPAERLTVTPDCGFSQTARWAARAKMNAMVAGTRIVNAGL; encoded by the coding sequence ATGATCAAAACAAGTGTGATTGGCAGTTATGCCTGGCCCTCGTGGTTCATCACGGCCGTCGACGCCATGCAGAGCGGGCAGTATGGCCCGAAGGACATCGAGGAGACGCTCAACGACGCGGTCGACCTGGCGCTCCGCGAGCAGGAGGAGGCGGGCATCGACATCCTGAGCGACGGCGAGATGCGGCGGCTCGGATTTTTTACCGCCGACTTTTACGGTCGCCTCACCGGGCTCACCGAATTGCCCCCGCTGCGCCGGCTCGGGCCCGGCGGGCACGACCAGCGCGAGCGCTACGAGGCGCACGAAGCGTTCGACGCGCCGAACGGCCTGGGCCTCGTGGCCGAATACCGGTACGCCAGCACCCGCACGACCCGGCCCCTCAAGGTGCCCGTTCCGGGGCCGTACACGCTCGCCGGCCGGATCATGCCCGGCGCCGTCTATCCGGACCGGATGGCGGTCGCGCACCGGTTCGCCGAACTCATCAACCGCGAGCTGAAGGCGCTCGTGGCGGCCGGGGTCGACTTTATCCAGCTCGACGAGCCCTCCGCCGCCGTGCACAAGGACGCGCCCAGGGCCTTTATCGACCTGTTCAACGGCATGCTGGAGGGCGTCGACGCGCGGATCAGCGTCCATCTCTGTTTCGGCAACTACATCGGCCGGCCGGTGGCGAATCGCACGTTCGCCCCGATCTTCCCGGCGATCCTCGATCTGAAGGTGGATGAGTTCGCCATCGAGTTCGCCAACCGCGAGATGGCGGAAATCGACGTGTGCGCCGCCATCGTCGAGGCCGGCAAGGACGTCGCGGCGGGGCTCGTCGACGTCAAGAACTATTTCATCGAGACGCCCGAGATCGTGGCGGACCGCATCCGCAAGACCCTCGCTTACGTGCCGGCGGAGCGCCTCACCGTGACGCCCGACTGCGGCTTCAGCCAGACCGCCCGCTGGGCGGCCCGCGCGAAGATGAACGCGATGGTTGCGGGCACGCGGATCGTCAACGCCGGGTTGTAG